The Mycolicibacterium mageritense genome contains a region encoding:
- a CDS encoding GntR family transcriptional regulator translates to MRPRRRSALLEQLVAAADGPSQQAVLDELRRAILAGGVPPGTSIPLAEVADVFRVSQIPVREALKTLMGEGLVTHKRNSGYTVALLTAQELREMYIVRETLESASLLAAVANATDTDRAAAVAVNHLLEQAIADDDAAAYHRQSRQFHAALTRPSRMHRLLHMLETAWNVTEPVQSMVHVSAADRAQLHADHRAMLDAFLVGDPERLVAASEAHAARLNAVIATLPTDTGLLA, encoded by the coding sequence ATGCGGCCTCGACGGCGTTCGGCCCTGCTCGAACAGTTGGTGGCCGCAGCGGACGGTCCGTCGCAGCAGGCTGTGCTCGACGAGCTGCGCCGCGCGATCCTCGCCGGTGGTGTCCCGCCGGGCACGTCGATTCCGCTGGCCGAGGTGGCCGACGTGTTCCGGGTCAGCCAGATCCCGGTGCGGGAGGCGCTGAAAACCCTGATGGGAGAGGGCCTCGTCACGCACAAGCGGAACTCCGGATACACCGTGGCTCTGCTGACGGCCCAGGAGCTGCGCGAAATGTACATTGTGCGCGAGACGTTGGAATCGGCATCGCTGCTGGCGGCTGTGGCGAATGCGACCGACACCGACCGGGCGGCGGCCGTCGCCGTGAACCACCTGCTGGAGCAGGCCATCGCCGATGACGACGCGGCCGCCTACCACCGGCAGAGCCGGCAGTTCCACGCCGCCCTGACCCGGCCGTCCCGCATGCACCGGCTGCTGCACATGCTCGAAACCGCCTGGAATGTCACCGAACCCGTGCAGTCCATGGTGCACGTCAGTGCGGCCGACCGCGCGCAGCTGCACGCCGACCACCGCGCGATGCTCGACGCTTTTCTGGTCGGCGACCCCGAACGGCTGGTGGCCGCCTCCGAGGCGCACGCCGCTCGGCTCAACGCCGTCATCGCGACCTTGCCGACCGATACGGGCCTGCTGGCCTGA
- a CDS encoding LLM class F420-dependent oxidoreductase, producing MPTGVVLPLNPSAANVVDDAINQARNAFTAGVRQIWLAQQFDVDAITLAGLIGAAVPGLGVGTSVVPINPRHPLLVASAAQTAQAATHGNFTLGLGLGSHAPEHQAFGTVWTDPVGRLREHLEVLRATFDDGAVDYHGAQFTASPEWPVRVPGGTPVPVYVAAMGPKALRVTGELADGTLPFLAGPRTVGEFIVPTITDAAAGRLAPRVVAMVPALVTDDVAAAREVAAQRLSFYETIPSYQKVIAREGVSSVAELAAIGSVAQVRAQLQVYLDAGATDVALSPLRTEPGDLRALWEVAAGL from the coding sequence ATGCCGACCGGAGTAGTGCTTCCCCTGAATCCATCCGCCGCCAACGTCGTCGACGACGCGATCAACCAGGCGCGCAACGCCTTTACCGCGGGTGTCAGACAGATCTGGCTCGCGCAGCAGTTCGACGTCGACGCCATCACGCTGGCCGGCCTGATCGGGGCCGCGGTGCCCGGCCTCGGCGTCGGCACGTCGGTGGTGCCGATCAACCCGCGCCATCCGCTGCTGGTCGCATCGGCGGCGCAGACCGCGCAGGCCGCGACGCACGGCAACTTCACGCTGGGGCTCGGCCTGGGCTCACACGCCCCGGAACATCAGGCGTTTGGCACGGTGTGGACCGATCCCGTCGGCCGGTTGCGTGAGCATCTCGAGGTGCTGCGGGCGACCTTCGACGACGGCGCGGTCGACTACCACGGGGCCCAGTTCACCGCGAGCCCCGAGTGGCCGGTCCGGGTGCCGGGCGGGACTCCGGTGCCGGTGTACGTGGCGGCGATGGGCCCCAAGGCGTTGCGGGTCACCGGCGAACTCGCCGACGGGACGCTGCCGTTCCTCGCGGGTCCGCGCACCGTGGGCGAATTCATCGTGCCGACCATCACCGACGCGGCCGCGGGCCGGCTCGCGCCACGCGTCGTCGCCATGGTCCCGGCGCTCGTCACCGACGATGTCGCCGCGGCCCGCGAGGTGGCCGCACAGCGGCTGTCGTTCTACGAGACCATCCCGTCGTATCAGAAAGTCATTGCGCGCGAGGGAGTATCGAGCGTGGCTGAACTCGCGGCGATCGGATCCGTTGCGCAGGTGCGGGCCCAGTTGCAGGTCTACCTCGACGCCGGTGCCACCGACGTCGCGCTGAGCCCGTTGCGCACCGAACCCGGTGACCTGCGGGCGCTGTGGGAAGTCGCGGCAGGGCTCTAA
- a CDS encoding SRPBCC family protein encodes MAVRASREVVFDASPEAIMAVLADVDALPSWSSVHRHVEVIDRYPDGRPHHVKATMRLLGITDKELLEYHWGEYWMVWDAEPNLQQRGQHIEYNLTPEIDKTRVRFDILVDLAMPIPEFLINRAKRTVLDVAIEQLRQRVMVNAHRE; translated from the coding sequence GTGGCAGTCAGGGCATCGCGGGAAGTCGTCTTCGACGCCTCGCCGGAGGCGATCATGGCGGTGCTCGCCGACGTCGATGCCCTGCCATCCTGGTCTTCGGTGCACCGTCACGTCGAGGTCATCGATCGCTACCCAGATGGCCGGCCTCACCACGTCAAGGCCACCATGCGATTGCTGGGCATCACCGACAAAGAGTTACTGGAGTACCACTGGGGCGAGTACTGGATGGTGTGGGACGCCGAGCCCAACCTGCAGCAGCGCGGCCAGCACATCGAGTACAACCTGACCCCGGAGATCGACAAGACCCGGGTGCGGTTCGACATCCTCGTCGACCTGGCCATGCCGATCCCCGAGTTCCTGATCAATCGCGCCAAACGGACCGTGCTCGACGTCGCGATCGAGCAGCTGCGGCAGCGTGTCATGGTTAACGCGCACCGTGAATAG
- a CDS encoding universal stress protein, translating into MSAEPVRHGIVVGVDGSPPSDAAVAWAARDAALRRVPLTFVHALPIAAAPAWLDMGLPDDYWAWQKKRGQEIVAQARDLANKVTAGGEPLQFAAEVVSGHSVSTLIDYSHNADLLVVGCRGLGKWGRRLLGSVSASLVRHAHCPVAVIHDGPQHADDAPVVVGVDGSQASELATEIAFDEASRRGVELVVVHTWNDLDYDFPDVKWAELKPREDRVVSEQLAGWCERYPDVPVRRVVQRDRPAYQLVEQSDGAQLVVVGSRGRGGFTGMLLGSVSATVVESVQTPVIVARRSAETGS; encoded by the coding sequence ATGTCTGCAGAGCCGGTTCGCCACGGCATCGTCGTCGGAGTCGACGGCTCGCCGCCGTCCGATGCGGCCGTGGCATGGGCCGCGCGGGACGCGGCGCTGCGCCGGGTGCCACTGACCTTTGTCCACGCCCTGCCCATCGCGGCCGCGCCTGCGTGGCTCGACATGGGCCTTCCCGACGACTACTGGGCGTGGCAGAAGAAGCGCGGTCAGGAGATCGTGGCGCAGGCCCGCGACCTCGCGAACAAGGTGACGGCCGGCGGCGAACCCCTGCAGTTCGCCGCAGAGGTGGTGTCCGGGCATTCGGTCAGCACGCTGATCGACTACTCCCACAACGCCGACCTCTTGGTGGTCGGCTGCCGTGGGCTCGGTAAGTGGGGCAGGCGGCTGCTCGGTTCGGTCAGCGCCAGCCTGGTCCGGCACGCCCATTGCCCGGTCGCGGTGATCCACGACGGCCCGCAGCATGCCGACGACGCACCCGTGGTCGTCGGTGTCGACGGCTCGCAGGCGTCCGAGCTGGCCACCGAGATCGCGTTCGACGAGGCGTCCCGGCGCGGCGTCGAACTCGTCGTGGTGCACACCTGGAACGACCTGGACTACGACTTTCCCGACGTCAAGTGGGCCGAGCTGAAACCGCGGGAGGATCGCGTGGTGTCCGAGCAGCTGGCCGGCTGGTGCGAGCGCTACCCGGATGTGCCGGTGCGGCGCGTGGTGCAACGCGACCGTCCGGCCTATCAGCTGGTCGAGCAGTCGGACGGTGCCCAGCTGGTGGTCGTCGGCAGCCGCGGCCGCGGCGGATTCACCGGCATGCTGCTCGGCTCGGTCAGCGCCACGGTCGTCGAATCGGTGCAGACGCCCGTGATCGTGGCACGCCGATCGGCCGAAACCGGTAGTTAG
- a CDS encoding universal stress protein has product MTNPATKPVVVGIDGSDSAIDAARWAGAVADRFGAPLHIVYALPVLGRNLTQTAAAMTAAMMSYQQDCAELYLKAAADAVRSGRPDLTVTTASVNEPADEALIEASREARLVVLGGKSVTPAAALLLGSISLSVATRAACPVVAFRGDRFEPGDGPIVVGVDDSPAAAAALAAAFEFAERFGAGLAAVRSLSFTAPPEAGVTIPFLIDWEGLEAAELVALTESVDGANTKHPSVEAKCFVEPVSPGKALLRHAEDAQLVVVGTRGRNALAGTLLGSTSLNMLHHSPVPVLICRDPES; this is encoded by the coding sequence ATGACGAATCCCGCCACCAAACCGGTCGTGGTCGGAATCGACGGCAGTGACTCGGCGATCGACGCCGCGCGTTGGGCAGGCGCCGTTGCCGACAGGTTCGGTGCGCCGCTGCACATCGTGTACGCGCTGCCGGTCCTCGGCCGCAACCTGACTCAGACCGCCGCCGCCATGACCGCGGCGATGATGTCCTACCAGCAGGACTGTGCCGAGCTCTACCTCAAAGCCGCGGCCGACGCGGTCCGATCCGGTCGGCCCGACCTGACGGTGACGACGGCTTCGGTGAACGAACCCGCCGATGAAGCACTGATCGAAGCCAGCCGGGAGGCGCGGCTCGTGGTGCTGGGCGGCAAGTCGGTGACGCCGGCCGCGGCGCTGCTGCTCGGCTCGATATCGCTGTCGGTGGCGACCCGGGCCGCATGTCCCGTGGTGGCGTTCCGTGGGGATCGGTTCGAACCGGGGGACGGTCCGATCGTCGTGGGCGTCGACGACAGCCCTGCAGCCGCGGCAGCACTGGCGGCGGCGTTCGAATTCGCCGAGCGCTTCGGCGCGGGCCTGGCCGCGGTGCGGTCGCTGTCGTTCACCGCGCCGCCCGAGGCCGGTGTCACCATCCCGTTCCTCATCGACTGGGAAGGCCTGGAGGCGGCCGAACTGGTCGCGCTGACCGAGTCCGTCGACGGTGCAAACACCAAGCATCCGTCGGTCGAGGCCAAGTGCTTCGTCGAACCCGTATCCCCGGGCAAGGCGCTGCTGCGCCACGCCGAGGACGCGCAACTGGTCGTGGTGGGCACCAGGGGCCGTAACGCCCTGGCCGGCACGCTGCTCGGATCCACGAGCCTCAACATGCTGCACCACAGCCCGGTGCCGGTGTTGATCTGCCGCGATCCCGAATCGTAA
- a CDS encoding zinc-dependent alcohol dehydrogenase family protein — translation MKALVYQGPHDRAWTEVPDPSIQFATDAIVQVDAVTICGTDLHILKGDVPEVVPGRILGHEAVGTVTAVGAAVQTLAVGDRVLVSCVSACGNCRFCREGRYGQCLGGGGWILGHMIDGTQAEYVRVPFADRSTYKIPDGVTDEQMVMLADILPTSYEVGVLAGAVRPADVVAIVGAGPIGLAAIMTAGLVSPSHIVAIDIADSRLESARKFGADVVVNPSRDNPRAVIDELTAGLGADVVMEAVGLPETFEQAVELVRPGGHLANIGVHGAPATLHLERIWGKDLTITTGLVDTCSTPTLIGLVVSGQLDTARMITHRFGIGDFESAYDVFGRAGETGALKVLLTATH, via the coding sequence ATGAAAGCGCTCGTCTACCAGGGCCCGCACGACCGCGCCTGGACTGAGGTTCCGGACCCGTCGATTCAGTTCGCGACCGACGCCATCGTGCAGGTCGATGCGGTCACCATCTGTGGCACCGACCTGCACATCCTCAAAGGTGATGTGCCGGAGGTGGTACCCGGTCGCATTCTCGGTCACGAAGCCGTGGGCACGGTGACCGCTGTCGGTGCGGCCGTGCAGACTCTCGCCGTCGGGGACCGCGTACTGGTGTCGTGTGTGAGCGCCTGCGGCAATTGCCGGTTCTGCCGCGAAGGGCGTTACGGGCAATGCCTCGGCGGTGGCGGCTGGATTCTTGGCCACATGATCGACGGCACGCAGGCCGAGTATGTACGTGTTCCATTCGCCGACCGATCCACCTACAAGATTCCCGACGGCGTCACCGACGAGCAGATGGTCATGCTCGCCGACATCCTGCCGACGTCCTACGAAGTGGGGGTGTTGGCAGGCGCGGTGCGGCCCGCCGACGTCGTCGCGATCGTCGGCGCCGGACCGATCGGTCTTGCGGCGATCATGACGGCCGGGCTGGTGAGTCCCAGCCACATCGTCGCCATCGACATTGCGGACTCCCGCCTGGAGTCGGCGCGCAAGTTCGGCGCCGATGTGGTGGTGAATCCGAGCCGGGACAATCCCCGCGCCGTGATCGACGAGCTGACCGCGGGTCTCGGTGCCGACGTCGTGATGGAGGCCGTCGGCCTGCCCGAAACCTTCGAGCAGGCAGTCGAACTGGTGCGCCCCGGTGGACACCTCGCGAACATCGGTGTCCACGGCGCCCCTGCCACGCTGCACCTCGAGCGCATCTGGGGCAAAGACCTCACGATCACCACAGGCCTCGTCGACACGTGTTCGACGCCGACGCTGATCGGGCTGGTGGTGAGCGGTCAGCTCGACACGGCTCGGATGATCACCCACCGGTTCGGGATCGGCGATTTCGAATCCGCCTACGACGTGTTCGGCCGCGCTGGTGAGACCGGTGCGCTGAAAGTTCTGCTGACCGCTACCCACTGA